The window TGTAGCCAACGCCTCCCCCatccctggagagctgctgagAGCTCATAGCAAGCATTCTTTGTCTTGCCTGTCCCTGCGAGCAATGCTGGCCTGCCCACTTGGAAACTTACCTGGTGttttgcgtgtgtgtgtgtatattttagGATGCATGAGTGAAATAActtgtgctttaaaataaaaatgctttccctTTCTTGTAATTTCTCACTCTGAGCTTTGCAGCAGCGCATCAGTGTTtaggtggtttggtttggtgtggagttttctgttttttttttttcttctttctttttttttttttttctttcttcctctccctttttctcaACGTCAGTTAATAGTTAATCATAGAGAAAGAAGTATTTGTTATCCAGCTTCCAGGCAGTGGCAGTGTATGGCTTCAGTTCCAGAACTGATTCCCTGTCTTGCAGGCCTTTTTATTCCCAAGCACTGTGACAAGTTGCTAGCACAGgactgggaagaaaatgtgttacTGGGCTTGATCACAGCAAAGACTGTACTATGCTGTGCTGTGTCATCTGTTCTGATGCACTCATGGAGATTAAATGTGGtcaagatattaaaaaacttCTCAAATCTCCCATGTATCCTTTTCACTGCTCTCTTTACCCTTTATCCTGACCCATTGTTACACATTTCTGAAGACCTTCCAATATTTCCTTGCATGCCCGCCCCATATTATGAATATTTGAGGTAGTTATGAGcatctcccttctctctgcatCTGTGCTTCTGTATGTTATCCCAAGCACACCACTGATCCATCAGGATGGGCCAATAAAGCTATACAAAATGCTGGCCTGTAAGATCTTCAATTTGTGAGGCCAttaataaggaagaaattgtttcagCGGGCACAGGAGAGAATTTTCCATAAATGTTCAGTATGCTTCCATGGATTTTTAGCACAGTATACCAATGTTGTAATGTACATGTGGAAGCAGAGCTTAATGTAcactggaaaatggaagaaggaTGGTTTCTGGGACACAGCCTTTCAGTAACAGccaaaaatcaaatgcaaaactTTGTTTCAGATGCCAATTCAATGAGCTGAGCTctgaacattttcagaattaattcaGATTACTAATAGTCCATTAAAAGCAGGTAAGATCCCCACTGCACCAATGCAATGATAAGTAGTATTTGAGAATGTCTGTATGCTTTGCTGCCGTTAACCAGCTCATTGTCAAAATCACTGTCACACTGAGATTAAAGGACTTCTAAGTGAAGAACCATGCTAGCTACAATTTATgtagtgaaataaaacattaagaaatcttcctttcttcctttcttcctttcttcctttcttcctttcttcctttcttcctttcttcctctctctctctttctctctttctctctttctctctttctctctttctctctttcttgtaTGGTGCTGGTAGTTGAAATTGAATGTCATTTTCCTTAGTTGTGCCAGTTTTGATCTTCCCATCGGCTCTCCTAAGCAGGGTCACTTGACTGATTTTTGTTTCGTTTTTAGGGCAGAGGACcatgtccagaaaaaaaaaaaaaaaaaaaaaagctcatttacATGGATATGGGCTAGCCCACTTccaggaaaaagtattttaaaggtCAAAGGGAGGTAACTATACAGACACCAAAGAAAATGCAGGGGTTGCCAATGTTTAGCACTCTCAGGCTCCTTTGGTAATCTCATTCTAGGCCAATATACACAAAAGTTTTACCAGACCAAACCTGTCACCCCACGTCTGCATCCAGTGCCTGAAAactgaaacagcagcattacCAGGCCAGTTCTTGCTGTTTCACTGGTTGTTTAGGCAGGTGTGTGCAGAGTTTGAGTGTACCTTGCTGTAGTACAAGTACAGTctacacagaaataaagtgaACAGCCAGTGTGATATGAAGTAGTCCATACTGATTACATGCTATAAGAACTGAATAGCAattaatgtgtgtgtgtgtgtgtgtgtgtgtgtgcatgtgtgcatgtgtatatgcAGTTGTTAAACATTTTCAGATACTGTAACTTCTGGGATCTTTAGACTTAGCCCAAATAGGAAGTTCTTAAATTACACCCATAAAATTTATCCAGCTCGATGGTGCGGAATGAATGGTGCTAAGACCACATGAGAGGTAGTTCAAAATACAATGTATTTTATGAACAATTGTATACAATGTATTTCAAGAACACTTTCAAATACTGATACTTTGTATCCTCAAGAGTTGGGGGGGtgatttttgttactgtttttaaacacattagAAATAACATTTAAGAGTTACTATTTCTCAGCTatttaactgaaatttaaaGTTCCCACTAAAGTTTACAGTTTAAAGTTCCCACTAATTCACCCCACTGTCCCAGTACAGATGCAGAACTCCACTACTATGCTATATAGCACAGCCACCCTCACCCATGTCCCCCAGAAATGTAAAGCAGAGCTCCCAGAGCTTCCTTCAGATCCTCCATGAGGCTCCTCCAGGtgtttgtttttgcaaaagGGATGGTATTGTacctcttctcctccctgaGATATATTTCCATAGCTGTTTCATTGATCCATCAATCATTTGGATGTTTTTACTTAACATTCCGATTGGGGTTTTGGAGTTCctaattgcttttgctttgtataTATATGAGGCTTATCTGGCTGGAGGCTGACACACACATGCTAATGGATCTATCATTTAATTGTAGAAGACTCTAGTTTAAATGTAGGAATCAAATAGAAAGCTGACTGGTGGTGTTTATAAGAAGGTAACTAAGCAGAAAAGCCAAGAGGGCCTcatatcaaggaaaaaaaaaccaaccaaccaaccaaaaaaaccccaacaaatgcACTGTGACATTTCCCTTAGTGCTGTAGTCACAATTCCAAAACAGGCGGTTGCCTGAATTATAAAATAAAGTCTATCAATGAATTTTCTCAATTTCATAAAAGAAGGCTGAAGAGTTTTGAACAAAGTTGTCTGCTAAGGAGGGAAATGGCAAAAGAGCTAAAAGGTAACAACACATACTTGAAAACCCTCCTGCTGCCTTATATTTGTCTGGAAaaagtaatatatatataatcttcTAAAAAGATAGAAGTTTCCCCTCTTTTTTGTACATGTATCTAGTATACTTTCTAGGGGATGAGGGAGGGCGGTAAAGGGAAAGAACTAGCTAAGTTTCTTACCCTAAAAATGTGGGAGCCATTATGATTAATAAGTAAGAAAGATGCACGGAGGTGGGGGGTTTGctactgaaacttttttttcagttttccaaagaAGTTACATAAAATTATGCCAGTGAAGATATTTTATAATGTTATGGGTTCTAAGAATATGAGGActaaaccaaaattaaaacagaaaccaaaacaaaatccctgAAAAGTTCTTCAGGAAATTCTAATTCTCACATTTCTTGaagatttatttatatttatttcaatattcctttattaaatgaaagaatgaTTTATTATTGCCAAAAAACACTAGAAATTTATGAAAATCTgtgctgttaaaaagaaaggaaaatctcCAAGTAGcccaaaacaattttattttttttaattgcgaATTTGTGCTTAATCTCAGTATAAATTAGTTTAATATTATCTGTGCCAGGAAGTAAAGTTTGTTAGTTTGAGCAAGTCTGCCTTAAGCCAGGCAAGTTAGTAATATTAGAACACCGATCTGTATTTTGCTGTTAAGCATTAAAAACGAgaagcatttctattttaaatggcACGTATTTAGCAAGGAGATAACCCAAGCATTAGCGTGAGAGTATTGCATTAGTCTCTCGTTTCCCTCAAGCTGCTGAGCAAGAACGGGTCTCTTGCTTCCCCAGTAGGAAGCAGTCCCAGAACATCACGTTGCGACTTGTGCTGTTTTCTTACTGTCTGGTCTCTTAGAAGAATTCTTTAGGCTCTCAGCTTTCCTCGCAATGGTCAAAAACATGCTTTATAGGTGAAGGTATGACAGATCTATGTACGTGTTTGCCTGTGTACGTGCGTGTGCcgtgaggttaaaaaaaaaaaaaaatcacgtttTAATCCACGAGAAGGAAATACTACgttacatttaaaaaggaaaaaaaaaaaaaacaaacccaacgCTGTTCTCACGCGGCTTGAGcgtttccttcccttcttctttaAACCAACACATGGAAGGACTTAATAACAGAAAGAAGCTGTAGGTCGAAGAGGACAAGGTTGATAGagattatttaaatatagcTGAGGAAGATCTCTATGCAGGCAAacactaaaaagaaagaaaaaacaaaagcaacacgTGAAGCATCCAAAGCATAAGCGGGAAGCaacggcggggcggggcggtaGCGCCGAGTGCAGCCACGGATTGGTCGGATTTTGCCGCAGACCCGCGGGCAGCGAGGAGGAACGGGACGGGGCCAGGGGCGCCGCAGCCCGAAAAGCgggcccggggccgccgccccCTCGCCTGTCACCGGCAGAGACCCGGAGCTGCCTCGGAACAGTCACCCGCGCGTGGGGGCGGGgcaggaaagaaacaagaagaggCGCGGGCCGAGAGCGGGCAGGGGCGAGAAGCGCGGGGCGGGAGTCCGGCCCCGCTGGCGACGGGCGGAGCCGGCGGACGCGTCCCGGGGGCCGGTGCCGGGGAAAGCGCCTGGGCCGCCATCTCGCGGGAAGCacgtgccgagccgagccgcgcAGGGGccgcccggggccggcgggcgggGGAAAGGGTGGAGACTGCGGCCGAGCCCCCGCCTCCCGCCGCAGTCCTCAACCAGGTCGGCTCCCGGGAAATATACCGCGGCGCCGGGGCGCTGGCGGTGTGCAGTGTGaggctgtagagagcgataCCATGTCTGGCAGAGGCAAGGGCGGGAAGGGGCTCGGCAAGGGGGGCGCCAAGCGCCACCGCAAGGTGCTGCGCGACAACATCCAGGGCATCACCAAGCCGGCCATCCGCCGCCTGGCTCGGCGCGGCGGCGTGAAGCGCATCTCGGGGCTCATCTACGAGGAGACGCGCGGCGTGCTGAAGGTCTTCCTGGAGAACGTGATCCGCGACGCCGTCACCTACACCGAGCACGCCAAGAGGAAGACGGTCACGGCCATGGACGTGGTCTACGCCCTCAAGCGCCAGGGACGCACCCTCTACGGCTTCGGCGGCTAAACTCGAGTCACAAACCGTACACTGTCAAAACACAAAGGCTCTTTTCAGAGCCACCCACAAGTTTCACGACGAGAGCTGTTTATTACTTAACCTTTTtgagttttaaaagtttttaatacATCTGTAGTGTTAAAACACTTTTTGAGTTGTTAAAAGTTGCTgaaatttaaaagctgtttcaaagCATAATCCCTCTCTAAGAAATTCTGCAAAACAAGTGCTGCAAAATTATTTCGTTAGTGTAAACTCAGTGCAGCATCTATTATgtaattcagtaattttttattttttcactagTGACAGCAGTATCGCTGTCACCGTGTAACTGCAAAGCACGATTGTGTAGATGCATGCCTGTGCTATGACGGTTATAGTACGGAAGTCCCTGTAATTACGTTAGTATTTTTTTACTCCAATAGGAATGGAACGATTACAATCCTCTAATTTGCATAAAGCCCTTATAAATAGAGGGGCAGACGCCATTTTCGATCTTGTAGAGGTACAGTGAAGAGCTtggaaagaaacttttaaaaatgcctgaGCCGGCAAAATCTGCTCCAGCACCGAAGAAGGGCTCCAAGAAAGCCGTCACCAAGACGCAGAAGAAGGGTGACAAGAAGCGAAAGAGAACAAGGAAGGAGAGCTACTCGATCTACGTGTACAAGGTGCTGAAGCAGGTGCACCCCGACACGGGCATCTCGTCCAAGGCCATGAGCATCATGAACTCCTTCGTCAACGACATCTTCGAGCGCATCGCCGGCGAGGCCTCGCGCCTGGCGCACTACAACAAGCGCTCCACCATCACCTCGCGGGAGATCCAGACGGCCGTGCGGCTCCTGCTGCCCGGCGAGCTGGCCAAGCACGCCGTCTCCGAGGGCACCAAGGCTGTCACCAAGTACACCAGCTCCAAGTAAACCGGTTTTAAACTACAACACAAACGGCTCTTTTAAGAGCCCccattttttcataaaaagagCTGCAATTGCAAATTAAGATAACCCGAAATTCAAAACTTTATGTGACTTCAAGCTGTGAACTAtgattttacaaaaatgttttttaaagtaataaacaGCTCTCGTCGTGAAACTTGTGGGTGGCTCTGAAAAGAGCCTTTGTGTTTTGACAGTGTACGGTTTGTGACTCGAGTTTAGCCGCCGAAGCCGTAGAGGGTGCGTCCCTGGCGCTTGAGGGCGTAGACCACGTCCATAGCCGTGACCGTCTTCCTCTTGGCGTGCTCGGTGTAGGTGACGGCGTCGCGGATCACGTTCTCCAGGAAGACCTTCAGCACGCCGCGCGTCTCCTCGTAGATGAGCCCCGAGATGCGCTTCACGCCGCCGCGCCGAGCCAGGCGGCGGATGGCCGGCTTGGTGATGCCCTGGATGTTGTCGCGCAGCACCTTGCGGTGGCGCTTGGCGCCCCCCTTGCCGAGCCCCTTCCCGCCCTTGCCTCTGCCAGACATGGtatcgctctctacagcctCACACTGCACACCGCCAGCGCCCCGGCGCCGCGGTATATTTCCCGGGAGCCGACCTGGTTGAGGACTGCGGCGGGAGGCGGGGGCTCGGCCGCAGTCTCCACCCTTTCCcccgcccgccggccccgggcggCCCCTgcgcggctcggctcggcacgtGCTTCCCGCGAGATGGCGGCCCAGGCGCTTTCCCCGGCACCGGCCCCCGGGACGCGTCCGCCGGCTCCGCCCGTCGCCAGCGGGGCCGGACTCCCGCCCCGCGCTTCTCGCCCCTGCCCGCTCTCGGCCCGCGcctcttcttgtttctttcctgcCCCGCCCCCACGCGCGGGTGACTGTTCCGAGGCAGCTCCGGGTCTCTGCCGGTGACAGGCGAGggggcggcggccccgggcccGCTTTTCGGGCTGCGGCGCCCCTGGCCCCGTCCCGTTCCTCCTCGCTGCCCGCGGGTCTGCGGCAAAATCCGACCAATCCGTGGCTGCACTCGGCGCtaccgccccgccccgccgttGCTTCCCGCTTCCGCTTGTGGGGAGCCCGCGGAGGGAGGTTTCCTGGGCAGCGCTCTCTTTGTTCGCTTCGGCCGTGGCGGCTCCGCGTTTTCTTTGTTTACCCGGATATTGCGCTCCCGacagctgctccctcctccgtgcagccctgggggccgggccccgagcgTTCAGCGCTTTCTTGTCCACGCGGAGCAACCTCCAGGTCGCTGCGAGAGAGAGCAGGGAGCGAGgacctgggctgcagggaaaatgGTCGGTGAGGGGCTCTGGTGGGAAACGCTTGGGCCTGAGGCTCCTCTGAAGGCAACTCGGAGTGGCTGCCGGGGAGCACAGGAGTCACCGCCCGCTTTGCTTCTCTtcagccacccccagccccgcaggcGGTTCCATACGTAGCGCTGGCCGCAGGGCTCCGGACTCGCTCCCGTCCTCTGAAATAGAGAAATGCTCGGTGACGTGCAGCTGAATCCAATaagcaaacccccccccccaacattaAAGACATTACCAACCCGATGTCTGTATGGTATCTatgaaaaatgaacaataaccaagtattttttcttcaaaggagCAATCCAgaattttttctgtgtatttaacACTGTGGCTAACAAACCTCACATACATGCTGCTTACAGTAGCTTGGACTGTATTTATAAAGCagataaataaatactgaaagagttaaaaagctatacttttaaattaaacGTGTTAAGATTTTAAAGGTTACTTACACACTCAGAATCCAAGTGATATGGCTATGGTACTTGCCAGTTGTTATTAGTATTTTGTGCACTTCAAACATgtctaccttttaaaaatgattgacatctttttaaatttgtacAGTAGTTGATGTAATTTCATCCCTGAACATAATTTACGGAATCTAGGCAATATCTCCAGAATATTTCTTGGCAGAATATATTGCCTAAATTCAAGGGAAAACATGACTGAGATACTAATGTATGAAGTTACAGGTGTCCAAAAACGTACAAGTCTTTTCTATAATTATAATTGTCACTGTGAATTCCATTTTCATTCAAACTGTTACGTTAAATTAAAAGAATTGCCACTCAAATATATATGACATAAGCATGCAAAACTAGCTTTAATTTAGATTATGTTCACTTTTTGACTGAACAGGATGAATTAGAACTGTTTATAGAGTAACTAGAAGGTTTGTCACTAGTTGACCTGCCAGGATAGTGCCTAATATTACCATTTGGCTACACAAAGTCTGCTTTGTTCTTTATGTCTGAAGATCTGTGTCTAGATATCTTTCCTGAGGCAGTTATATACAACCTTCTGAATACTAAAGGAAGCCTAAAGGAATTACACTAAATCTTTTAGTGTGTCAAAATCATCATTTCTTCATAACTCTTCCTAAGTGCAGGGTGAGTATCTTAGTATAACTTCTCCCTCTAGCATTATAACCACTGGAAGACTTGGAAAATCATCTTCCAAAGTGTCCTGGCAGAAATGGGTGATGCAGAGGCTGAGACTAGTAGCTTACACATTAACTGCAAATCCCTTTCCCCAAAATGTGGAGCGCATTTGATATAATTTAATATTATGCTTTCTAGAAGGCTGTCTTGCCTGTAGGTTGCTACAAGCAGCCAGACATGTTGCCCAAATGTTTCTGTTAGTGGCACAGTCAGTTCTCTCATAGACCCACAGGTTTTCTTAGACAAAACcagttaaaacagaaagaaaattttgctgCTGAGTATAATTGCCTAATGAAGTTACTTTTACTGTGTATTGGAGATAACAATTATTATTTGGATCAAAGTTTAGGATCTAATGCCCAGATTATAGGAACTACATTTTGCTCATGATTTTGCACACATAGTActaaaagataaatgaaaatagaaacCTTTGCAAAACTCtgctccattaaaaaaaaaatctgtagcttTTCAAGTGTACTTTAATTAGGATAGTCACCTTATTTAATCTTTAAACTATAATGAGGAAATTGCATTTGTTGCAGTAAGGCAACATCTCACCATGACTGCACAAGAAAGTACATagttagtaaaaaaataatcatatcaGTGTATTATATCTAACTGCGAAGTTGCTGTTAATTTTATTGAGAGGTTATATGGCCATTTAAATCCATATCTGTATCTGCTACAGCCGTAATAGTAATACTATACAAACTAAAGTCATGTAAGATCTTTTTAAGAGTACATTATTCCTAACATTGCAAACAAAGTAAAGGTGAAAAGGGATAGAAAAGCCTTTCATCTTACTTTTTAACTACgcaattttaagatttttgatATATAGACTGACATTATCAAGTTATCCCTAACATAACTGTGATTTGTAATATTTGAGAGATCTTGGTTAGAGTGGTTTTTCTACACCATGAGCTCTTTAGAATATGAAGGTGTATTGGAACCCAGTCATACAGTTAAGGCATCGTATGGTACAGACCTCCTCTTTACTACTGTTTGTTGTATATGCAAATGAGAGAAAgctcatttatttaaatttgctttattCCTTCATCCAGTGGAACTTGCTCAAAAGCCACAAGTCTCTAATACCAGTAGATTTGCCAGCACTCTTACTATGTAATCCATCTGATTTGCAGGACATTCACATTTGAGGCCTCGGCGTCATGCCAGCATAGGGTTCACAACAGGTACAACCACTAGCGGCTAAGAACAAAAATAGGGAATGCTAAGAAGTGGGCCTCAGTATCACAGAGGGTGAAACTCCAGTTACTGAGATGAGCAGAGTAGTGACTGAAATAAGAGATGTTTGGAATGAAATTCTGAAGTAAATAATGAATTTCTGGTCACATGACAAGAATTTGGAGAGATGTGCTGAACTTACCTCCACACTCAGAGACGGGCAAGGCCCTCTCCTGTGATACCAACTCTGATTTCCACATTTAGGAGTTTGTTCACAGAGAAATCTCACTCCTGGATACAGATACCCCCACAGGCTTCCTACGGAATTCCAGTGCTTTGATCTGGAGGtgcatgcttgcagcccagaaagcccatcatatcctgggctgcataaaaaccagcatggccagcaggtcgagggaggtgattctctccTCCTACTCTgcccttgtgagaccccacccggagtactgtgtccagctctggggtccccagcacaaggaagacatggagctgttagagcgggtccagaggaggggcacgaaaatgatcagagggctggaacacctctcccgtgaagaaaggctgagagagctggggttgttcagcctggggaagagcaggctctggggacaccttattgcagcctttccaCATAGAAcgatggagagagactttttaccaaggcccatagtgacaggatgaggggcaacggttttaaactaaaagggggtagatt of the Grus americana isolate bGruAme1 chromosome 1, bGruAme1.mat, whole genome shotgun sequence genome contains:
- the LOC129215326 gene encoding histone H4 → MSGRGKGGKGLGKGGAKRHRKVLRDNIQGITKPAIRRLARRGGVKRISGLIYEETRGVLKVFLENVIRDAVTYTEHAKRKTVTAMDVVYALKRQGRTLYGFGG
- the LOC129215328 gene encoding histone H4 produces the protein MSGRGKGGKGLGKGGAKRHRKVLRDNIQGITKPAIRRLARRGGVKRISGLIYEETRGVLKVFLENVIRDAVTYTEHAKRKTVTAMDVVYALKRQGRTLYGFGG
- the LOC129215294 gene encoding histone H2B 7 → MPEPAKSAPAPKKGSKKAVTKTQKKGDKKRKRTRKESYSIYVYKVLKQVHPDTGISSKAMSIMNSFVNDIFERIAGEASRLAHYNKRSTITSREIQTAVRLLLPGELAKHAVSEGTKAVTKYTSSK